From a single Staphylococcus epidermidis genomic region:
- a CDS encoding ABC transporter ATP-binding protein translates to MNKIVIKGLSKSYDGKKDALNSLDLVIPNGMFGILGRNGSGKSTLMNIIATILQPSKGTVTINGIEIKNSQKIRQMIGYLPQDFDFYPNMKVSEVLYYLGFLSKINQTDFDKYVDLILRKVNLIDYKNKKVKSLSGGMKKRLGIAQAILHDPKVIIVDEPTAGLDPEERVRIRNLLSDLAENKIVIISTHIVSDIESTCNRIAILDKGSLVYKGDIPSLIQQSDDHIYEINLSPSELESFRENDLFITKTQEIENKLKVRFISETKVANAKKVKADFEDAYMYFLKKQQGGLNHASIYNGI, encoded by the coding sequence ATGAATAAAATAGTTATCAAAGGTTTGAGTAAATCATATGATGGAAAGAAAGATGCGCTTAATTCATTGGATTTAGTAATTCCCAATGGTATGTTTGGTATTTTAGGAAGAAATGGATCTGGTAAATCTACATTAATGAATATTATTGCAACAATTCTTCAACCAAGTAAGGGAACAGTAACAATTAATGGTATTGAAATTAAGAATTCACAAAAGATTAGACAAATGATTGGTTACTTACCTCAAGATTTTGATTTTTATCCTAATATGAAAGTCTCGGAAGTTTTATACTATTTAGGTTTTTTATCTAAAATAAATCAAACGGATTTCGATAAATATGTAGATTTAATTCTTCGTAAGGTTAATCTAATTGATTATAAAAATAAAAAGGTTAAAAGTTTATCTGGTGGAATGAAAAAAAGATTAGGTATAGCGCAAGCCATTTTACATGACCCCAAAGTAATTATTGTCGATGAACCAACGGCGGGATTAGATCCAGAAGAAAGAGTAAGGATACGCAATTTACTATCTGATTTAGCTGAAAACAAAATTGTGATTATATCAACTCACATTGTGAGCGACATTGAATCAACTTGTAATAGGATTGCTATTCTAGATAAAGGAAGTCTTGTATATAAAGGTGACATACCATCGTTGATACAACAAAGTGATGATCATATTTATGAAATCAATCTATCCCCATCGGAGTTGGAATCATTCAGAGAAAATGACTTATTTATTACTAAAACTCAAGAAATTGAAAATAAATTAAAAGTTAGGTTTATTTCTGAAACAAAAGTTGCAAACGCTAAAAAAGTTAAAGCTGATTTTGAAGATGCTTATATGTATTTTTTAAAGAAACAACAAGGAGGTTTGAATCATGCGTCTATTTATAATGGAATTTAA
- a CDS encoding response regulator transcription factor yields MYNIMIVDDEEKIVSFIEESLYLEGFNTIVAYNGRDVLKQIDDKIDLIILDIKMPYIDGFEVAQSLKESNIPIIFLTAKDNLDTRLKCFSLGAKDYLPKPFYMEELIIRIKNVLNQSHSQSLSPNIKKTKELIIYYDTYRIDVNNMTIDITKKEFEIIKLLSLNPQYYFSKEQIYDSINLNKTGNTQVVAEHIRKIRKKLSCYSRFEYIDTKWGVGYKWLE; encoded by the coding sequence ATGTATAACATAATGATTGTCGACGATGAAGAAAAAATTGTGTCATTTATAGAAGAAAGTTTATACTTAGAAGGTTTTAACACTATTGTCGCTTATAATGGACGTGACGTTTTAAAGCAAATCGATGACAAAATTGATTTAATCATTTTAGATATTAAAATGCCGTATATAGATGGGTTTGAAGTTGCTCAATCACTTAAAGAGAGTAATATACCTATTATTTTTCTTACTGCTAAAGATAATCTTGATACTAGACTGAAATGTTTCTCGCTTGGTGCAAAGGATTACTTACCTAAGCCTTTCTATATGGAAGAACTTATAATTCGAATTAAAAATGTACTCAATCAAAGTCATTCTCAAAGTTTGTCTCCCAACATAAAAAAAACTAAAGAATTAATCATTTATTATGATACATATAGAATTGATGTAAATAACATGACGATAGATATTACAAAAAAAGAATTTGAAATTATAAAATTACTATCTTTAAATCCTCAATATTATTTTAGTAAAGAACAGATATATGATTCGATTAATTTAAATAAGACAGGAAATACTCAAGTTGTGGCTGAACATATACGTAAAATAAGAAAAAAGTTAAGTTGTTATAGTCGTTTTGAATACATCGATACAAAGTGGGGAGTTGGATATAAATGGCTAGAGTAG
- a CDS encoding SLC45 family MFS transporter: MNDTDRIHKENKLEQDITLPYLKKAVIFSITFGFFGVNMAFALQSAMMGRIFQTLGANPNNLGWFFILPPLVGMIVQPLIGYYSDRTWTRFGRRMPYLLIAGPIGAIVLVLLPNAGSFGFGYASLMALSFGAVMTLLMDLTSNACMQPYKMIIGDMVNEKQRDMAWSWQQIFSNLGGIIATVLPFLLTMLGISNVAPKGEVPMTVKLAYYIAAAVLLIASIWTVISVREYEPKTYNYYHGINENNRNNKLNLLQLLKKAPKQFWQISVVQFFNWFALMYLWTYSTGAIAKNVWNVTDPSSAGYQAAGNWYGVLYCIQFLSSVIFGFVIARSKPSQRKFWYSFGLVFGGIGLISIFFIHNQWLLIFSFVLIGINNLTMNTQPFTLLTEAIDGENSGAYLGLFNTSICLPQIVASIVSFGLYPLLGSSMPAMLLLAGIMMLLGAVSVKFINAKFE, translated from the coding sequence ATGAATGATACAGATAGAATACATAAGGAAAACAAGTTAGAACAAGATATTACACTACCTTATTTAAAAAAAGCAGTTATTTTTTCAATTACTTTTGGTTTCTTTGGTGTAAATATGGCTTTTGCACTTCAATCAGCAATGATGGGGAGAATATTCCAAACGTTAGGAGCTAATCCTAATAATTTAGGATGGTTTTTTATTTTGCCACCTTTAGTAGGAATGATTGTTCAACCCCTTATTGGATACTACTCTGACAGAACTTGGACCAGATTTGGACGTCGTATGCCGTATCTGTTAATAGCTGGTCCGATTGGAGCAATCGTATTAGTCTTATTACCTAATGCAGGCTCATTTGGATTTGGATATGCTTCACTCATGGCTTTATCCTTTGGTGCGGTTATGACTTTACTTATGGATTTGACTTCAAATGCATGTATGCAACCATACAAAATGATTATTGGCGATATGGTAAACGAAAAACAAAGAGATATGGCATGGTCTTGGCAACAAATTTTTTCAAATTTAGGTGGTATTATTGCTACAGTATTACCATTTTTATTAACAATGTTGGGAATAAGTAATGTAGCACCTAAAGGTGAAGTACCAATGACTGTAAAATTAGCTTATTATATTGCAGCAGCAGTATTATTAATTGCTTCTATATGGACAGTTATCTCCGTTAGAGAATATGAGCCTAAAACGTATAATTATTATCATGGAATCAATGAGAACAATAGAAATAATAAATTAAACTTATTACAGTTATTAAAAAAAGCCCCTAAACAATTTTGGCAAATTAGCGTAGTTCAATTTTTTAACTGGTTTGCATTGATGTATCTTTGGACATATTCAACAGGTGCAATAGCAAAGAATGTTTGGAATGTGACAGACCCTTCTTCAGCCGGATATCAAGCAGCGGGAAATTGGTACGGCGTATTATACTGTATACAATTTTTGAGCTCAGTTATTTTTGGTTTTGTCATTGCAAGATCTAAACCATCCCAAAGAAAATTTTGGTATAGCTTTGGATTGGTTTTCGGTGGAATAGGTCTTATTTCAATATTCTTTATCCATAATCAATGGTTACTCATTTTTTCTTTTGTATTGATTGGTATTAATAATTTAACGATGAATACACAACCATTTACATTATTAACTGAGGCAATCGATGGAGAAAATTCAGGGGCATATTTAGGTTTATTTAATACAAGTATTTGTCTACCACAAATTGTAGCGTCTATAGTCAGTTTTGGACTGTATCCATTATTGGGAAGTTCAATGCCTGCGATGCTACTGCTTGCAGGAATCATGATGCTTTTAGGTGCAGTTTCAGTTAAATTTATTAATGCAAAATTTGAATAG
- a CDS encoding universal stress protein, giving the protein MFKNILLPYDFENDFSAIPDYLEKVIDEDSVVVIYHVVTENDLAISVKYYNKHKEDIIREKEKKLTPFLRELEKRDIQYKIDVDFGHIKDTILEKITSGDINNGEFDLVIMSNHRVDLNIKHVLGDVTHKIAKRSSVPVLIVK; this is encoded by the coding sequence ATGTTCAAAAATATATTATTACCCTATGATTTCGAAAATGATTTTAGTGCTATCCCTGACTATTTAGAAAAAGTCATCGATGAAGATTCAGTTGTTGTAATTTATCACGTTGTAACAGAAAATGATCTTGCAATTAGTGTCAAATATTATAATAAGCATAAAGAAGATATTATTAGAGAAAAAGAAAAAAAACTCACTCCATTTTTACGTGAATTAGAAAAAAGAGATATTCAATATAAAATAGATGTAGATTTTGGGCATATTAAAGATACAATCTTAGAAAAAATTACTTCTGGAGATATAAATAATGGTGAATTTGATTTAGTAATTATGAGTAATCATAGAGTCGATTTGAATATTAAACATGTTTTAGGAGATGTTACACATAAGATTGCTAAAAGAAGTTCTGTCCCAGTACTAATTGTTAAATAA
- the isaB gene encoding immunodominant staphylococcal antigen IsaB family protein, translating into MKKVSKFILASSLILGFSVTPELFNVTQAHAQESVKPYYNYSGYTAHQSNFILDKNFKTSLKADNFKINGYKITQNESAKNDKDVYDQTYYGVSNHKANGVFFSLDGKSVSEKELLNHYGEPKSTSTSAWGKEYTYKIGNKDVRFYVNRNGYVIKGQIISE; encoded by the coding sequence ATGAAAAAAGTTTCTAAATTTATTTTAGCTAGTAGTTTAATTTTGGGCTTTTCCGTAACGCCCGAATTATTTAATGTCACTCAAGCACATGCGCAAGAATCTGTGAAACCTTATTATAATTATAGTGGTTACACAGCACATCAAAGTAACTTTATTCTAGATAAGAATTTTAAAACATCTTTAAAAGCTGATAACTTCAAGATTAATGGTTACAAGATTACTCAAAACGAATCAGCTAAAAATGATAAAGATGTATATGATCAAACATATTACGGGGTTTCTAATCATAAAGCGAATGGTGTTTTCTTCTCATTAGACGGTAAGTCAGTGAGCGAAAAAGAATTATTGAATCATTACGGTGAACCAAAGTCTACATCTACATCAGCATGGGGCAAAGAATATACGTATAAAATTGGAAATAAAGATGTAAGATTTTATGTTAATAGAAATGGATATGTCATTAAAGGACAAATCATTAGTGAATAG
- a CDS encoding IS6 family transposase translates to MNYFRYKQFNKDVITVDVSYYLRYALSYRDISEILRERGVNVHHLTVYRWVQEYAPILYQIWKKKYQKAYYKWHIDETYIKIKGKWSYLYRAIDAEGHTLDIWLRKQRDNHSAYAFIKRLIKQFGKPQKVVTDQAPSTKVAMAKVIKVFKLKPDCHCTSKYLNNLIEQDHRHIKVRKTRYQSINTAKNTLKGIECIYALYKKNRRSLQIYGFSSCHEISIMLAS, encoded by the coding sequence ATGAACTATTTCAGATATAAACAATTTAACAAGGATGTTATCACTGTAGACGTTAGCTACTATCTAAGATATGCATTGAGTTATCGTGATATATCTGAAATATTAAGGGAACGTGGTGTAAACGTTCATCATTTAACGGTCTACCGTTGGGTTCAAGAATATGCCCCAATTTTATATCAAATTTGGAAGAAAAAGTATCAAAAAGCTTATTACAAATGGCATATTGATGAGACGTACATCAAAATAAAAGGAAAATGGAGCTATTTATATCGTGCCATTGATGCAGAGGGACATACATTAGATATTTGGTTGCGTAAGCAACGAGATAATCATTCAGCATATGCGTTTATCAAACGTCTCATTAAACAATTTGGTAAACCTCAAAAGGTAGTTACAGATCAGGCACCTTCAACGAAGGTAGCAATGGCTAAAGTAATTAAAGTTTTTAAACTTAAACCTGACTGTCATTGTACATCGAAATATCTGAATAACCTCATTGAGCAAGATCACCGTCATATTAAAGTAAGAAAGACAAGATATCAAAGTATCAATACGGCAAAGAATACTTTAAAAGGTATTGAATGTATTTATGCTCTATATAAAAAGAACCGCAGGTCTCTTCAGATCTACGGATTTTCGTCATGCCACGAAATTAGCATCATGCTAGCAAGTTAA
- a CDS encoding tandem-type lipoprotein, which produces MKHSKKLLLCISFLLITIFIGGCGFINKDDSKETEIKKSFNKKLSMYPIKNLEDLYDKEGYRDEEFNKNDKGTWVITSSINIQQKGEGLKTRRMVLFMNRNTRTSKGKFMITEVKEKSDIGFQTRKKEYPVKLIDNKFIPSKQIKDEKIKKEIENFKFFSQYGNFKDLKDYKDGEVSYNPNAPNYSAKYQLSNNDYNVKQIRKRYDIPTEQAPKLLLKGTGDLKGSSTGSKNIEFTFVEKKGENIYFTDSVEYTPSE; this is translated from the coding sequence GTGAAACATTCTAAAAAGTTACTTTTATGCATCAGTTTTTTATTAATAACGATTTTTATTGGTGGATGTGGATTTATAAATAAAGACGATAGCAAAGAAACGGAAATCAAAAAAAGTTTTAATAAAAAGTTAAGTATGTATCCTATTAAAAACTTAGAAGATCTATACGATAAAGAGGGGTATCGAGATGAAGAATTTAATAAAAATGACAAAGGAACATGGGTAATAACTTCTAGTATTAATATTCAACAAAAGGGGGAAGGTTTAAAAACTAGACGAATGGTTTTATTTATGAATCGAAATACAAGAACGTCCAAAGGTAAGTTCATGATAACTGAAGTAAAAGAAAAAAGTGATATAGGATTTCAGACTCGAAAGAAAGAATATCCAGTCAAATTGATTGATAATAAATTCATTCCATCTAAACAAATAAAAGATGAAAAAATAAAAAAAGAAATAGAAAACTTTAAGTTTTTCTCACAATATGGCAATTTTAAAGATTTAAAAGATTATAAAGACGGTGAGGTATCTTATAATCCTAATGCGCCTAATTATTCAGCTAAATATCAACTCAGTAATAATGATTATAATGTAAAACAAATAAGAAAAAGATATGATATTCCAACCGAACAAGCCCCTAAGTTGTTATTAAAAGGTACAGGTGATTTAAAAGGTTCATCCACAGGTTCTAAAAATATTGAATTTACTTTTGTAGAGAAAAAAGGAGAAAATATTTATTTTACTGACAGTGTTGAATACACGCCAAGCGAGTAA
- a CDS encoding arginine repressor has product MKKEKRLNLILTVIQQNQFNKKQQIVDYMARHFGVYYSLTTISRDLQELEIYKIPVENKKYIYKKINQTNQLSAKKQLEIFSDEIIEFITLNNYVLIKTSPGFAQSISYYIDQLQMKEILGTIGGNDTLMILTSSNEIAEFVCYQLFP; this is encoded by the coding sequence ATGAAAAAAGAAAAACGTTTAAATCTTATCTTAACTGTTATACAACAGAATCAGTTTAATAAAAAACAACAAATAGTGGATTACATGGCAAGACATTTTGGAGTTTACTATAGCTTGACAACTATTTCTCGTGACTTACAAGAATTAGAAATTTACAAAATCCCTGTTGAAAATAAAAAGTATATTTACAAGAAAATAAATCAAACAAATCAATTAAGTGCAAAAAAACAATTAGAAATATTTAGTGATGAGATTATTGAATTTATAACGCTAAATAACTATGTCTTAATAAAAACATCTCCTGGCTTTGCTCAAAGTATAAGTTATTACATAGATCAATTACAAATGAAAGAAATATTAGGAACTATTGGAGGTAACGATACTTTGATGATTTTGACTTCTTCAAATGAAATAGCAGAATTTGTTTGT
- a CDS encoding ABC transporter permease, which produces MRLFIMEFKHLMFSKTFLFYCLLIIIFTVLNCQQVLKHPINSDVYQPQNMTMYSTDKNIIMSNEIKELKNEVHQNNFKTYQFGFLKQKKLNDQQISKIKKLISKMEKTNNFHQFKNYSNSVSHVVGWGSQYSKNNISLFGIKNMSKSKYVKEKNIIKNKEYYYGAYSRYFSDIMGVVIGILPFFLGAQMILQDKKSNAIKTIHSKSISSYQLISTRVFTILVLAYLPVLLVSIYFVTCLSMIHQISIFSLFIFYKILILWTLPTLIFTIAMGLFVTIILNSYLGVMIQIVIWFINLNIGSRAIEGCYGSLLIPRHNTLFNAVFFYNHFNQILANRFTYFGLGLLLILLSTYIFDLKRRGVGFNGKIFTNRYQN; this is translated from the coding sequence ATGCGTCTATTTATAATGGAATTTAAACATTTAATGTTTAGTAAGACATTTCTATTTTATTGTTTATTGATTATTATATTCACGGTATTGAATTGTCAACAAGTCCTCAAACATCCTATTAATTCAGATGTATATCAACCTCAAAATATGACTATGTATTCTACTGATAAAAACATAATAATGTCAAATGAAATTAAAGAATTAAAGAACGAAGTACATCAAAATAACTTTAAAACGTATCAATTTGGATTTTTAAAGCAAAAAAAGTTAAATGACCAACAAATTTCTAAAATAAAGAAACTAATATCAAAAATGGAAAAAACGAATAATTTTCATCAGTTTAAAAATTATTCTAATAGCGTATCACATGTTGTTGGATGGGGATCTCAATATTCTAAAAATAATATCTCATTATTTGGAATTAAGAATATGAGTAAGAGCAAGTATGTTAAAGAGAAGAATATTATAAAAAATAAAGAGTACTATTATGGAGCATATAGTAGATATTTTTCAGATATTATGGGGGTAGTGATAGGAATACTTCCATTCTTTTTGGGAGCTCAAATGATTCTTCAAGACAAAAAAAGTAATGCCATTAAAACGATTCATTCTAAATCTATATCATCATACCAATTAATTTCTACACGTGTATTTACTATTCTTGTTTTGGCATATTTACCAGTATTATTAGTCTCAATATATTTTGTTACTTGTTTATCGATGATACATCAAATATCGATATTTTCTTTATTTATTTTTTATAAAATTTTAATCTTGTGGACATTACCCACTTTAATATTTACTATCGCGATGGGATTGTTTGTCACAATTATATTGAATTCTTATTTAGGTGTAATGATACAAATAGTAATTTGGTTTATCAATTTAAATATAGGTTCTCGTGCCATTGAGGGGTGCTATGGTTCTCTATTGATTCCTAGACATAATACTTTATTTAACGCAGTTTTTTTCTATAATCACTTCAATCAAATTTTAGCTAATAGATTTACATACTTTGGCTTAGGTTTACTTTTAATTCTACTTAGTACATATATATTTGACCTGAAAAGAAGAGGGGTAGGTTTTAATGGCAAAATTTTTACTAATAGATATCAAAACTAA
- a CDS encoding sensor histidine kinase: MARVESLKRKMTRLIIAIIVVSVGLVFLLQILLNVLEFSNFGKSLYTNFWKQPHYIFSFTSACISIMTPLLIIYVFTQFFYKKYITTSINYLNDTIQGLKNNHTDVEYKKMSISEFNKVIQEVEHIHTYLANSIKDQLSIQNNFKRKLEILEHDLKTPLTVLQGHIELLRKINRSNLSQEEIHFKINKEADIALQSIDRINNQLQIHIKNINLLPNHSDTIHVDKVIKIIKESYNQQYILKERELIIDVDHDFPYHTLSINNQVLYHVIDNLINNALKYAEKQISIKFEVINDHLLNFTITNDGRIFTEDELNSAKEWGTKGKESNGSGIGLYFANIVLQQYNSELILENENKHAKVSFNIPV; this comes from the coding sequence ATGGCTAGAGTAGAAAGTTTAAAAAGAAAAATGACACGTCTTATCATAGCAATTATAGTTGTCAGTGTTGGATTAGTATTTTTACTACAAATTTTGCTTAATGTATTAGAATTTTCAAATTTTGGAAAGTCTTTATACACTAATTTTTGGAAACAACCGCATTACATTTTCTCTTTTACTAGCGCATGTATCAGTATTATGACTCCTTTGTTAATCATTTACGTGTTCACACAGTTTTTTTATAAAAAGTACATTACAACTAGTATTAATTATCTTAATGATACGATTCAGGGATTAAAAAATAACCACACTGATGTTGAATATAAGAAAATGAGTATTTCAGAATTTAATAAAGTGATTCAAGAAGTTGAGCATATACATACTTATCTTGCTAATAGTATTAAAGATCAATTATCTATTCAAAATAATTTTAAAAGAAAACTCGAAATTTTAGAACATGATTTAAAAACACCGTTAACTGTCCTTCAAGGTCATATTGAATTATTAAGAAAGATTAATCGTTCTAATCTGTCTCAGGAGGAAATACATTTCAAAATAAACAAAGAAGCAGACATTGCGTTACAATCTATTGATAGAATAAATAATCAATTACAAATACATATTAAGAACATCAACCTATTGCCAAACCATTCAGATACAATTCATGTTGATAAGGTAATAAAAATCATTAAAGAGAGCTATAATCAACAATACATATTAAAGGAGAGAGAACTGATTATTGATGTTGATCATGATTTCCCTTATCATACCTTAAGCATTAACAATCAAGTTTTATACCACGTCATCGATAATCTAATTAATAACGCCTTGAAATATGCTGAAAAACAAATATCTATAAAGTTTGAAGTTATAAACGACCATTTACTAAACTTCACCATAACCAATGATGGTAGAATATTTACTGAAGATGAACTGAATTCTGCCAAAGAATGGGGGACAAAAGGTAAAGAATCAAATGGGTCTGGTATTGGTCTGTATTTTGCTAATATTGTGCTTCAACAATATAATAGTGAACTTATTTTAGAAAATGAGAATAAGCATGCAAAAGTAAGTTTCAATATTCCTGTCTAA
- a CDS encoding heavy metal translocating P-type ATPase: MNNNGEAHNHQNHMNHSNQMHHDNHESHNHHSGHAHHHGNFKVKFFVSLIFAIPIILLSPLMGINLPFQFTFPGSEWVVLILSTILFFYGGKPFLSGGKDEIATKKPGMMTLVALGISVAYIYSLYAFYMNNFSSATGHTMDFFWELATLILIMLLGHWIEMNAVGNAGDALKKMAELLPNSAIKVMDNGQREEVKISDIMTDDIVEVKAGESIPTDGIIVQGQTSIDESLVTGESKKVQKNQNDNVIGGSINGSGTIQVKVTAVGEDGYLSQVMGLVNQAQNDKSSAELLSDKVAGYLFYFAVIVGVISFIVWMLIQNDVDFALERLVTVLVIACPHALGLAIPLVTARSTSIGAHNGLIIKNRESVEIAQHIDYVMMDKTGTLTEGNFSVNHYESFKNDLSNDTILSLFASLESQSNHPLAISIVDFAKSKNVSFTNPQDVNNIPGVGLEGLIDNKTYKITNVSYLDKHKLNYDDDLFTKLAQQGNSISYLIEDQQVIGMIAQGDQIKESSKQMVADLLSRNITPVMLTGDNNEVAHAVAKELGISDVHAQLMPEDKESIIKDYQSNGNKVMMVGDGINDAPSLIRADIGIAIGAGTDVAVDSGDIILVKSNPSDIVHFLTLSNNTMRKMVQNLWWGAGYNIVAVPLAAGALAFVGLILSPAVGAILMSLSTVIVAINAFTLKLK, from the coding sequence TTGAATAATAATGGTGAAGCGCATAATCATCAAAATCACATGAATCATTCTAATCAAATGCATCATGATAACCATGAATCACATAATCATCATAGTGGCCATGCACATCATCATGGAAATTTTAAAGTTAAGTTTTTTGTTTCATTAATTTTTGCAATACCTATCATTCTTTTATCGCCACTGATGGGTATTAACTTACCTTTTCAATTCACATTTCCAGGTTCTGAATGGGTAGTGTTAATATTAAGTACAATTTTATTCTTTTATGGTGGTAAACCGTTCTTGTCTGGTGGTAAAGATGAAATTGCTACAAAAAAACCAGGTATGATGACCTTAGTTGCCCTAGGTATTTCAGTAGCTTATATTTATAGCTTGTATGCTTTTTATATGAATAACTTTAGTAGTGCAACTGGTCATACAATGGACTTTTTTTGGGAATTAGCAACCTTAATTTTAATTATGCTATTAGGACATTGGATAGAAATGAATGCTGTCGGAAATGCTGGAGATGCTTTAAAGAAAATGGCAGAACTGTTACCTAATAGTGCTATTAAAGTTATGGATAATGGCCAACGCGAAGAAGTTAAAATATCAGACATCATGACTGATGATATCGTCGAAGTAAAAGCCGGAGAAAGCATTCCAACAGATGGTATTATCGTTCAAGGACAAACATCTATAGATGAATCCCTAGTCACTGGAGAATCTAAAAAAGTACAAAAAAATCAAAATGACAACGTCATCGGGGGTTCTATTAATGGGTCTGGAACAATACAAGTCAAGGTTACAGCTGTGGGAGAAGATGGATATCTTTCTCAAGTTATGGGACTTGTTAATCAAGCACAAAATGATAAATCTAGTGCTGAATTGTTATCTGATAAAGTAGCGGGTTATTTATTCTACTTTGCTGTAATTGTTGGCGTGATTTCGTTTATTGTCTGGATGCTCATTCAAAATGATGTTGATTTTGCATTAGAACGTCTTGTAACTGTGTTAGTCATTGCTTGTCCACATGCTTTAGGCTTGGCAATACCTTTAGTCACTGCACGTTCTACTTCAATTGGTGCACATAATGGTTTAATTATTAAAAATAGAGAGTCTGTAGAAATAGCTCAACATATCGATTATGTAATGATGGATAAAACTGGTACTTTAACTGAGGGTAACTTTTCTGTGAATCATTATGAGAGCTTTAAAAATGATTTGAGTAATGATACAATATTAAGCCTTTTCGCCTCATTAGAAAGTCAATCTAATCACCCATTAGCTATAAGTATTGTTGATTTTGCGAAAAGTAAAAATGTTTCATTTACTAATCCACAAGACGTTAATAATATTCCAGGTGTCGGATTAGAAGGTCTAATTGATAATAAAACATATAAAATAACAAATGTCTCTTATCTTGATAAACATAAACTTAATTATGACGATGACTTGTTTACTAAATTAGCTCAACAAGGTAATTCAATCAGTTATTTAATTGAGGATCAACAAGTCATTGGCATGATTGCTCAAGGAGATCAAATTAAAGAAAGCTCAAAACAAATGGTAGCTGATTTACTATCAAGAAATATTACACCAGTCATGCTTACAGGTGACAATAATGAAGTGGCACACGCTGTCGCAAAAGAATTAGGTATTAGTGATGTCCATGCACAACTCATGCCAGAAGATAAGGAAAGCATTATAAAAGATTATCAAAGCAACGGTAATAAAGTCATGATGGTCGGAGACGGTATCAACGATGCGCCGAGCCTTATAAGAGCCGATATTGGTATAGCAATTGGTGCAGGCACAGATGTTGCAGTGGATTCAGGTGATATCATACTTGTTAAAAGTAATCCATCAGATATCGTTCATTTCTTGACCCTTTCAAATAATACTATGAGAAAAATGGTTCAAAACTTATGGTGGGGTGCAGGTTATAATATTGTTGCTGTACCTTTAGCAGCTGGCGCATTAGCTTTTGTCGGGTTAATATTATCACCAGCTGTAGGAGCAATATTAATGTCTTTAAGTACAGTTATAGTAGCGATTAATGCTTTTACATTAAAATTAAAATAA
- a CDS encoding radical SAM protein — protein MKYKYVSNVIDNLKRLFNELLEIRYYVDEEKTYKENNLSVSFTLTNKCNLSCSHCALSASPLSQDILSTNDVKYAIDKIIDVNPNTLILTGGEPFIRKDILEIISYIRTNFKNKLVIMTNGMLIRKKFIPF, from the coding sequence ATGAAGTATAAATATGTAAGTAATGTGATAGATAACTTAAAGCGGCTTTTTAACGAATTGCTTGAAATACGATACTACGTAGATGAAGAAAAAACTTATAAAGAAAATAATTTAAGTGTGTCTTTTACTCTTACAAATAAATGCAATCTTTCTTGTAGTCATTGTGCTCTATCTGCTTCTCCTTTATCACAAGATATTTTAAGTACAAATGATGTTAAATATGCAATTGATAAGATTATTGACGTCAACCCGAATACGCTTATTCTAACTGGCGGAGAACCCTTTATTAGAAAAGATATATTAGAAATTATTTCCTATATAAGAACTAACTTTAAGAATAAGTTGGTGATTATGACTAACGGTATGTTAATCAGAAAAAAATTCATTCCATTTTAA